Proteins from a genomic interval of Acidobacteriota bacterium:
- a CDS encoding RNA polymerase sigma factor: MTAPDVHRAIETAWRIEAPKVIAVLTRMTGDVGRAEDLAHDALVAALEQWPGAGIPDNPGAWLTAVAKRKAIDVRRRAAMQERKHAEVGYEHEARQSDAAPDLDAGLDRPIGDDLLCLVFTCCHPLLSMEARVALTLRLLGGLTTAEIARAFLVAEPTIAQRVVRAKRTLAEARVPFEIPRASEWPERLASVEQVIYLVFNEGYTATAGGDWMRPALCDEALRLGRVLAELMPHEAEVHGLVALMEIQASRLPARAGPTGEPILLLDQDRARWDRLLIRRGLAALARAEALGGAFGPYTLQAAIAACHARAATATATDWGRIAALYDALAEVAPSPVVELNRAVAVGMAFGPAAGLELVEALAEEPALRSTHLLPAVQGDLLARLGRMTDARRAFERSASLTRNLRERDVLLARAADCLRDARGEPSDTSGGGPNAPGS; encoded by the coding sequence TCACCCGGATGACGGGTGACGTCGGCCGGGCAGAGGACCTGGCGCACGACGCCCTGGTGGCCGCGCTCGAGCAGTGGCCCGGGGCCGGCATCCCCGACAACCCGGGGGCCTGGCTGACGGCCGTCGCCAAACGCAAGGCCATCGACGTCAGGCGCCGTGCGGCGATGCAGGAGCGCAAGCACGCCGAAGTGGGCTACGAACACGAGGCGCGGCAGTCGGACGCCGCACCGGATCTCGACGCAGGTCTGGACCGGCCGATTGGCGACGACCTCCTGTGCCTCGTGTTCACCTGCTGCCACCCGCTGCTGTCGATGGAGGCCCGCGTCGCGTTGACGCTGCGCCTCCTGGGCGGGCTCACCACCGCCGAGATCGCGCGGGCGTTCCTCGTCGCCGAGCCGACGATCGCCCAGCGGGTCGTCCGTGCGAAGCGGACGCTCGCCGAAGCGCGCGTGCCCTTCGAAATCCCGCGCGCGTCCGAATGGCCCGAACGGCTGGCCTCGGTCGAGCAGGTCATCTACCTGGTGTTCAACGAGGGGTACACGGCCACGGCCGGCGGCGACTGGATGCGTCCGGCACTCTGCGACGAGGCGTTGCGGCTCGGCCGCGTACTCGCCGAGCTGATGCCGCACGAGGCGGAAGTCCACGGCCTCGTGGCGCTGATGGAGATTCAGGCGTCCCGTCTGCCCGCGCGTGCGGGTCCGACGGGCGAGCCCATCCTGCTGCTCGATCAGGATCGCGCTCGCTGGGATCGGCTGCTCATCCGGCGCGGGCTGGCGGCCCTGGCGCGGGCCGAGGCGCTCGGGGGAGCGTTCGGGCCGTACACGCTGCAGGCGGCCATCGCGGCGTGCCACGCGCGTGCGGCGACCGCGACCGCGACCGATTGGGGCCGGATCGCCGCGCTGTACGACGCGCTCGCAGAGGTCGCCCCTTCGCCGGTCGTGGAGCTGAACCGGGCCGTCGCCGTGGGAATGGCGTTCGGACCTGCGGCAGGGCTCGAACTCGTCGAGGCGCTGGCTGAGGAGCCGGCCCTCCGTTCCACGCACCTCTTGCCCGCCGTGCAGGGCGACCTGCTCGCGCGGCTCGGACGGATGACCGACGCCCGCAGGGCCTTCGAGCGGTCGGCCTCGCTCACGCGGAACCTCCGCGAGCGCGACGTTCTCCTCGCCAGAGCCGCAGACTGCCTTCGCGACGCGCGCGGAGAGCCGTCGGACACGTCTGGCGGCGGACCCAACGCGCCCGGATCGTGA